One Lysobacter enzymogenes DNA segment encodes these proteins:
- a CDS encoding class I fructose-bisphosphate aldolase, with protein sequence MSIEQLAETAQAMVAAGKGIIAIDESTTTIAKRFAGVGIENTEENRRAYRELLLATPNLSDYISGAILFDETLRQSTKAGVPFAKHMADHGIIPGIKVDKGPQPLAGFPGEVVTEGLDGLRARLEEYYKLGARFAKWRAVINISDDIPSGTCIEANSHALARYAALCQEQGLVPMVEPEVIMDGSHDIDTCFEVTEVTLRSLFGALYEHSVLLEGTILKASMVLPGTTAAEQASVEDVAAATLQCLKSTVPATLPGIVFLSGGQSDEDATAHLNAMNQMGPNPWPLSFSYGRAMQSAALKLWSQDLVNNYAKAQQTVYERAKANGLAALGQWKSAA encoded by the coding sequence ATGAGCATCGAACAGCTTGCCGAAACCGCCCAGGCCATGGTCGCCGCGGGCAAGGGCATCATCGCGATCGACGAGTCGACGACCACCATCGCCAAGCGCTTCGCCGGGGTGGGCATCGAGAACACCGAAGAGAATCGCCGCGCCTACCGCGAGCTGCTGCTGGCCACGCCGAACCTGAGCGACTACATCTCCGGCGCGATCCTGTTCGACGAAACCCTGCGCCAGTCGACCAAGGCCGGCGTGCCGTTCGCCAAGCACATGGCCGATCACGGCATCATCCCGGGCATCAAGGTCGACAAGGGCCCGCAGCCGCTGGCCGGCTTCCCCGGCGAAGTGGTCACCGAAGGCCTCGACGGCCTGCGCGCGCGCCTGGAGGAGTACTACAAGCTCGGCGCCCGCTTCGCCAAGTGGCGCGCGGTGATCAACATCAGCGACGACATCCCCTCGGGCACCTGCATCGAAGCCAACAGCCACGCGCTGGCGCGCTACGCCGCGCTGTGCCAGGAGCAGGGCCTGGTGCCGATGGTCGAGCCGGAAGTGATCATGGACGGCAGCCACGACATCGACACCTGCTTCGAAGTCACCGAAGTCACCCTGCGCTCGCTGTTCGGCGCGCTGTACGAGCACAGCGTGCTGCTGGAAGGCACGATCCTGAAGGCCTCGATGGTCCTGCCGGGCACCACCGCCGCCGAGCAGGCCAGCGTCGAGGACGTCGCCGCGGCGACCCTGCAGTGCCTGAAGTCGACCGTGCCGGCGACCCTGCCGGGCATCGTGTTCCTGTCCGGCGGCCAGTCCGACGAGGACGCCACCGCCCACCTCAACGCCATGAACCAGATGGGCCCGAACCCGTGGCCGCTGTCGTTCTCCTACGGCCGCGCGATGCAGTCGGCGGCGCTGAAGCTGTGGTCGCAGGACCTGGTGAACAACTACGCCAAGGCGCAGCAGACCGTGTACGAGCGCGCCAAGGCCAACGGCCTGGCGGCGCTGGGCCAGTGGAAGTCGGCGGCGTAA
- a CDS encoding GNAT family N-acetyltransferase, whose protein sequence is MPLPLSPHSQAIADFLAALDGFPVLQGPRVRLRGPREDDAAALFALFGDARVTRFWSRPPMQDIAEARELIEQIHAGMQARSLLNWAIADETDALVGTCTLFRFDAAHRRAELGYALHADHWGRGLASEATALALDWAVDRVGLHRIDAGIDPDNQASRALLHRHGFLTEGRQRESFFVGERVTDSELLGLLASDWRQRRATAAAALR, encoded by the coding sequence ATGCCCTTGCCTCTTTCGCCGCACAGCCAGGCCATCGCCGACTTCCTCGCCGCGCTCGACGGCTTCCCTGTGCTGCAGGGTCCGCGCGTGCGCCTGCGCGGCCCGCGCGAGGACGATGCCGCGGCGTTGTTCGCGCTGTTCGGCGACGCGCGGGTGACCCGCTTCTGGAGCCGGCCGCCGATGCAGGACATCGCCGAGGCGCGCGAACTGATCGAGCAGATCCACGCCGGCATGCAGGCGCGCAGCCTGCTCAACTGGGCGATCGCCGACGAGACCGACGCGCTGGTCGGCACCTGCACGCTGTTCCGCTTCGACGCCGCGCACCGCCGCGCCGAACTCGGCTACGCGCTGCACGCGGACCACTGGGGCCGCGGGCTGGCGAGCGAGGCGACCGCGCTGGCGCTGGATTGGGCGGTCGACCGCGTGGGCCTGCACCGCATCGACGCCGGCATCGACCCGGACAACCAGGCCTCGCGCGCGCTGCTGCACCGCCACGGCTTCCTCACCGAAGGCCGGCAGCGCGAGAGCTTCTTCGTCGGCGAGCGGGTCACCGACAGCGAATTGCTGGGCTTGCTGGCCAGCGACTGGCGGCAACGGCGCGCGACGGCCGCCGCGGCGTTGCGCTAA
- a CDS encoding DUF6289 family protein — protein MRRIGFFSAAFAVALAGTMSFAALANSWQGTWTYYNAEGAQIGRWTAGCGAADGRWGDTSGSNKRFTQGCAVES, from the coding sequence ATGCGTCGTATCGGATTCTTCTCCGCGGCCTTCGCCGTGGCGCTGGCGGGCACGATGTCGTTCGCCGCGCTGGCCAACAGCTGGCAGGGCACCTGGACCTACTACAACGCCGAAGGCGCGCAGATCGGTCGCTGGACCGCCGGTTGCGGTGCGGCCGATGGCCGCTGGGGCGACACCAGCGGCAGCAACAAGCGTTTCACCCAGGGCTGCGCGGTCGAAAGCTGA
- a CDS encoding DUF6289 family protein yields the protein MSRKLQAAALGLLVALMATSAVSIPQYPPLAPGYQRDFYDDQGHVVGRWVNDCDNVHFSQWGVRTDRWKDSPTICL from the coding sequence ATGAGCCGCAAGCTTCAAGCCGCCGCACTGGGACTGTTGGTCGCGCTGATGGCGACCAGCGCGGTATCGATCCCGCAGTATCCGCCGCTGGCGCCGGGCTACCAGCGCGACTTCTACGACGACCAGGGACACGTGGTCGGGCGCTGGGTCAACGACTGCGACAACGTGCACTTCAGCCAGTGGGGCGTCAGGACCGACCGCTGGAAGGATTCGCCGACGATCTGCCTGTAA
- a CDS encoding LysE family translocator gives METQWLAFSVAALMLTLMPGPDTFLVMGNAVAGGARRGLAAAAGTTSGGLFHVALFALGVTQLLMYSERAFWTVKMLGAFYLAFLGIKALRAALRPRADAPAPALELELAPPASSLWRAFAQGALTNALNPKIAMFYLAFLPQFLAPGPHMARDSMLMIGLHYAIGAVWLAIVAVGSARMAGAMRSARVARALDGVIGTMMLGFGARLALASR, from the coding sequence ATGGAAACCCAGTGGCTCGCTTTCTCCGTCGCCGCGCTGATGCTCACGCTGATGCCCGGCCCGGACACCTTCCTGGTGATGGGCAACGCGGTCGCCGGCGGCGCGCGCCGCGGCCTGGCCGCGGCGGCGGGCACCACCAGCGGCGGGCTGTTCCACGTGGCCCTGTTCGCGCTCGGCGTGACCCAGTTGCTGATGTATTCCGAGCGCGCGTTCTGGACGGTCAAGATGCTCGGCGCGTTCTATCTGGCCTTCCTCGGCATCAAGGCCCTGCGCGCGGCGCTGCGGCCGCGCGCCGACGCGCCGGCGCCGGCACTGGAGCTGGAACTGGCGCCGCCGGCGTCGAGCCTGTGGCGCGCCTTCGCCCAGGGCGCGCTGACCAATGCGCTGAACCCGAAGATCGCGATGTTCTACCTCGCGTTCCTGCCGCAGTTCCTCGCGCCCGGTCCGCATATGGCGCGCGATTCGATGCTGATGATCGGCCTGCATTACGCCATCGGCGCGGTGTGGCTGGCGATCGTCGCGGTCGGGTCGGCGCGCATGGCCGGGGCGATGCGCAGCGCCAGGGTCGCGCGCGCGCTGGACGGGGTGATCGGCACGATGATGCTCGGCTTCGGCGCGCGTCTGGCGCTGGCCTCGCGCTGA
- the pyk gene encoding pyruvate kinase: MSHSPRRTKILATLGPATDPPGVLDALLKAGVDVVRLNFSHGDPSSQVARAEAVREAAQRVGVEVGILADLPGPKIRIERFAEGRVLLKAGDRFDLIAKDNPPPGNLREVGVSYLGLPGDVAPGDVLLLDDGLLQLRVGAVEGERIVTTVLNDGALSDRKGLNKLGGGLSLGALTERDKELIGVAAQIGVDFIAVSFCRNAQDMNDARAIARAAGSEAALVSKIERAEAIENLAEIVEASDVVMVARGDLGVEIGDAELPGLQKKIIRESLARNRVVITATQMLQSMVDNPIPTRAEVLDVANAVIDGTDAVMLSQESAAGRYPVKAVEAMSRICLGAERQFDHDTDFEAAPRNLQRADQAIAMAAMFLSEHIGVRAIVAMTESGGTVRFLSRFRSNAPIYAFSRHAGARRQMALMRDVYPIDFDSRGMASRDAARNVVKQLFDAGMLEAGERMIFTSGDTMEQHGATNTLRLLQVGDGGSAEGLGEL; the protein is encoded by the coding sequence ATGTCCCACAGTCCGCGACGCACCAAGATCCTCGCCACGCTCGGCCCGGCCACCGATCCGCCGGGCGTTCTCGACGCCCTGCTCAAGGCCGGCGTCGACGTGGTCCGCCTGAACTTTTCCCACGGCGATCCGTCCTCGCAGGTCGCGCGCGCCGAAGCGGTGCGCGAGGCGGCGCAGCGGGTCGGGGTGGAAGTGGGCATTCTCGCCGACCTGCCGGGCCCGAAGATCCGCATCGAACGTTTCGCCGAAGGCCGCGTGCTGCTCAAGGCCGGCGACCGCTTCGACCTGATCGCCAAGGACAATCCGCCGCCGGGCAACCTGCGCGAGGTCGGCGTGAGCTACCTCGGCCTGCCCGGCGACGTCGCCCCCGGCGACGTGCTGCTGCTCGACGACGGCCTGCTGCAACTGCGCGTCGGCGCGGTCGAAGGCGAGCGCATCGTCACCACCGTGCTCAACGACGGCGCGCTGTCGGACCGCAAGGGCCTCAACAAGCTCGGCGGCGGCCTGTCGCTGGGCGCGCTGACCGAGCGCGACAAGGAACTGATCGGCGTGGCCGCGCAGATCGGCGTGGACTTCATCGCGGTCTCGTTCTGCCGCAATGCGCAGGACATGAACGACGCCCGCGCCATCGCCCGCGCCGCCGGCAGCGAGGCGGCGCTGGTGTCGAAGATCGAGCGCGCCGAGGCGATCGAGAACCTGGCCGAGATCGTGGAAGCCAGCGACGTGGTCATGGTCGCGCGCGGCGACCTCGGCGTCGAGATCGGCGACGCCGAACTGCCGGGCCTGCAGAAGAAGATTATTCGCGAATCGCTGGCGCGCAACCGGGTGGTGATCACCGCCACCCAGATGCTGCAGTCGATGGTCGACAACCCGATCCCGACCCGCGCCGAAGTGCTCGACGTCGCCAACGCGGTCATCGACGGCACCGACGCGGTGATGCTGTCGCAGGAATCCGCCGCCGGCCGCTATCCGGTCAAGGCGGTCGAGGCGATGTCGCGCATCTGTCTGGGCGCCGAGCGCCAGTTCGACCACGACACCGATTTCGAGGCCGCGCCGCGCAACCTGCAGCGCGCCGACCAGGCCATCGCCATGGCGGCGATGTTCCTGTCCGAGCACATCGGCGTGCGCGCGATCGTGGCGATGACCGAATCCGGCGGCACCGTGCGTTTCCTCTCGCGCTTCCGCTCGAACGCGCCGATCTACGCGTTCTCGCGCCATGCCGGCGCGCGCCGGCAGATGGCGCTGATGCGCGACGTCTATCCGATCGATTTCGACAGCCGCGGCATGGCCTCGCGCGACGCCGCGCGCAACGTGGTCAAGCAGTTGTTCGACGCCGGCATGCTCGAAGCCGGCGAGCGGATGATCTTCACCAGCGGCGACACCATGGAGCAGCACGGCGCGACCAATACCCTGCGCCTGCTGCAGGTGGGCGACGGCGGCAGCGCCGAAGGACTGGGCGAACTGTAA
- the cysK gene encoding cysteine synthase A, with product MIYDSILQTIGRTPVVRLHRIAPGHVALYAKVEAFNPGGSVKDRLALAIVLDAEARGLLKPGDTVIEATSGNTGVALAMVCAARGYRFVAVMTETFSIERRKLMRAYGAKVILTPAAERGSGMVRRAAELAEKHGWFLARQFENPANPAFHRNTTAAEILQDFAGRRLDHFVTGWGTGGTLTGVAQMLQLARPEVRVTASEPAGAALLSGNAWAPHKIQGWTPDFIPDVLDRDAAHEIVPVDDVLARDTARRLAAEEGIFVGISAGATMAAALQVAQGADAGAVVLAMLPDTGERYLSTFLFEGVNEGSDEEWLASLQ from the coding sequence ATGATCTACGACAGCATCCTGCAGACCATCGGCCGCACCCCGGTGGTGCGCCTGCACCGCATCGCGCCGGGCCATGTGGCGCTGTACGCCAAGGTCGAGGCATTCAATCCAGGCGGCTCGGTCAAGGACCGGCTGGCGCTGGCGATCGTCCTCGACGCCGAGGCGCGCGGCCTGCTCAAGCCCGGCGACACCGTGATCGAGGCGACCTCGGGCAACACCGGCGTCGCCCTGGCGATGGTGTGCGCGGCGCGCGGCTACCGCTTCGTCGCGGTGATGACCGAGACCTTCTCGATCGAGCGGCGCAAGCTGATGCGCGCCTACGGCGCCAAGGTCATCCTCACGCCCGCCGCCGAGCGCGGCAGCGGCATGGTCCGCCGCGCCGCCGAACTCGCCGAGAAGCACGGCTGGTTCCTGGCCCGCCAGTTCGAGAACCCGGCCAACCCGGCGTTCCACCGCAACACCACCGCCGCCGAGATCCTGCAGGACTTCGCCGGCCGCCGGCTCGACCATTTCGTGACCGGCTGGGGCACCGGCGGCACCCTCACCGGGGTGGCGCAGATGCTGCAGCTGGCGCGGCCGGAAGTGCGCGTCACCGCCAGCGAACCGGCCGGCGCGGCGCTGCTGTCGGGCAACGCCTGGGCGCCGCACAAGATCCAGGGCTGGACCCCCGACTTCATCCCCGACGTGCTCGACCGCGACGCCGCGCACGAGATCGTGCCGGTCGACGACGTGCTGGCGCGCGACACCGCGCGCCGGCTCGCCGCCGAGGAAGGCATCTTCGTCGGCATCTCCGCCGGCGCGACGATGGCCGCGGCGCTGCAGGTCGCGCAAGGCGCGGACGCCGGCGCGGTGGTGCTGGCGATGCTGCCCGACACCGGCGAGCGTTACCTGTCGACGTTCCTGTTCGAAGGCGTCAACGAAGGCAGCGACGAGGAGTGGCTGGCGTCGCTGCAGTGA